A region from the Candidatus Palauibacter scopulicola genome encodes:
- the rpmB gene encoding 50S ribosomal protein L28 — protein sequence MANFCYVCGKGPGVGNHVSNANNKRKRRFMPNLQRVRIVEGSVRRRVRVCTRCIKAGKVVKAS from the coding sequence ATGGCGAATTTCTGTTACGTCTGCGGCAAGGGACCCGGCGTCGGGAACCACGTCAGCAACGCGAACAACAAGCGCAAGCGGCGCTTCATGCCGAACCTCCAGCGGGTGAGGATCGTGGAGGGCTCGGTTCGTCGCCGTGTGCGCGTCTGCACGCGGTGCATCAAGGCGGGAAAAGTCGTCAAGGCGTCCTGA
- the infA gene encoding translation initiation factor IF-1, with product MAKEEPIQMTGEVAEALPNAMFRVELENGHQIVCHVSGKIRMNYIRILPGDRVAVELSPYDLTRGRITYRYK from the coding sequence TTGGCGAAGGAAGAACCGATCCAGATGACGGGGGAGGTCGCCGAGGCGCTTCCCAACGCGATGTTCCGCGTGGAGTTGGAGAACGGGCATCAGATCGTCTGCCACGTCTCCGGCAAGATTCGAATGAACTACATACGGATCCTGCCGGGAGACCGGGTTGCGGTCGAGTTGTCGCCCTACGATCTGACGAGAGGGCGGATCACGTACCGCTACAAGTGA
- the rplQ gene encoding 50S ribosomal protein L17: protein MRHRKKGRELSRTRSHRKAMLRNMATSLILHERIRTTEAKAKELRPFAEKLITLAKRGDLHSRQLAGRQIADRAALRKLFEKIGPRFEQRPGGYTRILKLGARKGDGAELALIEFTDREA, encoded by the coding sequence ATGAGGCATAGAAAGAAGGGGCGGGAACTCAGTCGGACGCGCAGCCATCGGAAAGCGATGCTGCGAAACATGGCGACGAGTCTCATCCTGCACGAGCGGATCCGGACGACCGAGGCGAAGGCGAAGGAGTTGCGGCCGTTCGCCGAAAAGCTCATCACTTTGGCGAAGAGGGGCGATCTGCATAGCAGGCAACTGGCTGGCCGGCAGATCGCGGACCGTGCCGCGCTGCGGAAGCTCTTCGAGAAGATCGGTCCGCGTTTCGAACAGCGACCGGGCGGATACACGAGGATTCTGAAGTTGGGCGCGCGGAAGGGTGACGGAGCGGAGTTGGCGCTCATTGAATTCACCGATCGCGAGGCGTGA
- the rpmJ gene encoding 50S ribosomal protein L36: protein MKVRSSVRRICEHCKVIRRRGVVRVICSRDPKHKQRQG from the coding sequence ATGAAGGTTCGTTCGAGTGTCAGGCGAATTTGCGAGCACTGCAAGGTGATCCGCAGGCGTGGTGTCGTGCGGGTGATCTGCAGTCGAGACCCGAAGCACAAGCAGCGGCAGGGATAG
- the map gene encoding type I methionyl aminopeptidase, translated as MIRLKSSAQVEAIAAAGAIVAEVLEMAAEHAIPGRSTGELDDMAEAMIRDNPGATPAFKGLYGFPATLCTSINEEVVHGIPSFRRELKSGDIVSVDVGVKLDGLFADAAVTIPVGEVAPATARLLGVTRTALDVGIEAARPGAQLGDLGWAIQTHVEAEGFSVIRELVGHGVGEAPHEEPQVPNHGARNRGFRMQAGLVIAIEPMVNAGGPEIRTLDDEWTVVTGDGRLSAHFEHTVAVTSEGPRVLTRVATPARAAGEA; from the coding sequence TTGATCCGGCTGAAGTCGTCCGCCCAGGTCGAGGCGATTGCCGCGGCGGGGGCCATCGTGGCGGAGGTCCTCGAGATGGCGGCGGAGCACGCCATCCCCGGGCGGAGCACCGGGGAGCTGGACGACATGGCGGAGGCGATGATCCGGGACAACCCGGGCGCGACGCCCGCCTTCAAGGGGCTGTACGGGTTTCCGGCCACGCTGTGCACAAGCATCAACGAAGAGGTCGTTCATGGCATTCCGTCGTTCCGTCGTGAGTTGAAGTCGGGCGACATCGTGAGCGTCGACGTCGGCGTCAAGCTCGACGGCCTGTTCGCGGACGCGGCGGTTACGATCCCCGTGGGCGAGGTGGCGCCGGCGACGGCGCGTCTCCTGGGGGTGACCCGAACGGCGCTGGACGTGGGCATCGAGGCGGCGCGTCCCGGGGCCCAACTGGGCGACCTGGGCTGGGCGATACAGACGCACGTCGAAGCCGAGGGCTTCAGCGTGATCCGGGAGCTTGTGGGACATGGTGTCGGGGAGGCGCCCCACGAGGAGCCGCAGGTTCCGAACCATGGAGCCCGCAACCGGGGGTTCCGGATGCAGGCGGGGCTCGTCATCGCCATCGAGCCCATGGTGAACGCGGGCGGGCCGGAAATCCGGACGCTCGACGATGAATGGACGGTGGTGACGGGGGACGGCCGCCTCTCGGCACATTTCGAGCACACCGTGGCGGTGACGTCGGAGGGCCCGCGTGTGTTGACGCGCGTCGCGACTCCGGCGCGAGCAGCAGGGGAGGCCTGA
- a CDS encoding uroporphyrinogen-III synthase encodes MTSSPLAGQHVLVTRPAGQAEGFRALLEAVGATVTTAPTIRLVPPSDPGALGRAAARLAEYDWIVPTSVNAVRRLAAAVSEADSLGALVTGRLAAVGPATADALCGLGVAECLVPPAYRGEALADEIVAATGPESLSDSRILIVQAERARPVLRERLVAAGARVDVAPAYAVEVNRDVREALREFIELGRGDWLTFTASSAARAFVHLVGAQTGGALVAAISPVTAATLSGLGLPVHVVAATHSMPGLVDALVASAARPGRLAATHGHA; translated from the coding sequence GTGACCTCCTCCCCGCTCGCGGGCCAGCATGTACTGGTCACGCGGCCGGCCGGGCAGGCCGAAGGCTTCCGCGCCCTCCTGGAGGCCGTGGGGGCAACCGTGACGACGGCGCCCACCATCCGTCTGGTCCCACCATCCGATCCGGGGGCGCTGGGACGGGCGGCGGCACGGCTGGCCGAATACGACTGGATCGTGCCGACCAGCGTGAACGCCGTCCGCCGCCTGGCGGCGGCCGTATCGGAGGCGGACTCGCTGGGTGCGCTGGTGACGGGCCGGCTCGCGGCCGTGGGTCCGGCGACCGCAGACGCGCTGTGCGGCCTCGGAGTGGCGGAGTGCCTCGTGCCGCCGGCCTATCGCGGCGAAGCGCTCGCGGACGAGATCGTGGCGGCGACCGGTCCGGAGAGCCTTTCGGACTCGCGGATCCTCATCGTGCAGGCCGAGCGGGCGCGTCCGGTGCTGCGGGAACGACTGGTCGCCGCCGGAGCGCGGGTCGACGTCGCTCCGGCCTATGCGGTGGAGGTCAACCGCGACGTGCGGGAGGCGCTCCGGGAGTTCATCGAACTCGGCCGCGGGGACTGGCTGACCTTCACTGCGTCATCCGCCGCCCGTGCCTTCGTGCACCTCGTCGGTGCCCAGACCGGCGGCGCTCTCGTGGCCGCCATCAGTCCCGTGACCGCCGCGACGCTCTCCGGGCTCGGTCTGCCGGTGCATGTCGTGGCGGCGACGCACTCGATGCCCGGGCTTGTCGACGCACTGGTCGCGTCCGCCGCCCGCCCCGGCCGCTTGGCCGCGACCCACGGCCATGCCTGA
- the rpsD gene encoding 30S ribosomal protein S4: MARYTGPVCRLCRREGEKLFLKGKRCFTEKCAIERRAFPPGQHGGGRRRRRQSEYAVQLREKQKVKRIYGLAEKQFRSLFKKASRVPGVTGENLLVALESRLDNIVYRLGFAPSRKAARQLIRHRHVRVEGATVDVPSYSVGPGAEVSMAPKARKLPVVIEAIEDRRSRDQLSWLGVDYDAASGRMIERPSRSDIPLAVEEQLIVELYSK, from the coding sequence ATGGCTCGTTACACGGGACCCGTTTGCCGGCTGTGCCGACGCGAGGGAGAGAAACTCTTCCTCAAGGGGAAGCGTTGCTTCACGGAGAAATGCGCGATCGAGCGCCGCGCGTTCCCTCCCGGTCAGCATGGGGGCGGCCGCCGTCGCCGGCGCCAGTCGGAGTACGCTGTGCAGTTGCGGGAAAAGCAGAAGGTGAAGCGGATCTACGGACTCGCGGAGAAGCAGTTCCGCTCTCTCTTCAAGAAGGCTTCGCGCGTCCCGGGCGTCACGGGTGAGAACCTGCTCGTCGCGCTCGAGAGCCGACTCGACAATATCGTCTATCGTCTCGGCTTCGCGCCCTCTCGCAAGGCGGCGCGTCAGCTCATTAGGCACCGCCACGTGAGGGTCGAAGGGGCGACGGTCGACGTGCCGAGCTATTCCGTGGGACCCGGTGCGGAAGTGTCCATGGCGCCGAAAGCGCGGAAGCTGCCGGTCGTGATCGAGGCGATCGAGGATCGCCGGTCACGCGATCAGCTGTCGTGGCTGGGCGTCGACTACGACGCGGCGAGCGGGCGAATGATCGAGCGTCCGTCCCGGTCCGATATTCCGCTCGCCGTCGAAGAACAGCTGATCGTCGAACTCTACAGCAAGTAA
- the rpsM gene encoding 30S ribosomal protein S13 → MARIAGVDLPRNKRIEVGLTYIYGIGHSTARNILAETGVDGDVRVYQLSDNDVNKLRRVIENHYKVEGSLRTETSMNVKRLMDIGCYRGMRHRRNLPVRGQRTHTNARTRKGPRRAVAGKKKAPRK, encoded by the coding sequence ATGGCACGCATAGCCGGAGTCGATCTCCCGCGGAACAAGCGGATCGAGGTGGGCCTCACGTACATCTACGGAATCGGCCACTCGACGGCGCGCAACATCCTGGCCGAAACGGGTGTGGATGGGGACGTTCGCGTCTATCAGCTGTCCGACAACGACGTCAACAAGCTGCGTCGAGTCATCGAGAACCACTACAAGGTCGAGGGTTCGCTACGTACCGAAACCTCGATGAACGTGAAGCGTCTGATGGACATCGGATGCTATCGCGGGATGCGGCACCGGCGGAATCTGCCCGTGCGCGGCCAGCGCACGCACACCAACGCCCGGACCCGCAAGGGGCCGCGGCGCGCCGTGGCCGGTAAGAAGAAGGCGCCCCGGAAGTAG
- a CDS encoding DNA-directed RNA polymerase subunit alpha yields MTVSVDLAGLVLPEAMEEQRRSPNGARASFLLQPLERGFGHTIGNSIRRIMLSSLPGAAVWAFRADGVQHEHQTVDGVAEDVHQIIQNLKRLVLVMDEDKDDAKLSLTAHKAGPVTAAQIGEHASVRVVNPDLVLFTLQEDLPENRPLAFDLWVNRGRGFVMAEHHAPPEETETKRDFPVGTIRIDAVYNPVTRANFNVRETRVGQRTDFDRLEVDVETNGALNPAEAVSQAAEIVRLHLSYFSQMGTVPTLPEALEPIEEKSAREPVDSGLVELLERSLEEFSEVSARSRNTLEKQNITTLGDVVTRSRDEILGLDNFGEKSLEELAEVLGAHGLRFGMSFLRDEDGNLYLKDDLAGNGARGDDEA; encoded by the coding sequence ATGACGGTGTCGGTAGATCTCGCCGGTCTCGTGCTTCCGGAAGCGATGGAGGAACAGAGGCGCTCCCCGAACGGGGCGCGCGCATCGTTCCTTCTCCAGCCGCTGGAGCGCGGGTTCGGGCACACGATCGGAAACTCGATCCGGCGGATCATGTTGTCCTCGCTTCCCGGGGCGGCGGTCTGGGCCTTTCGGGCGGACGGCGTTCAGCATGAACACCAGACGGTGGACGGAGTCGCCGAGGACGTGCATCAGATCATCCAGAATCTGAAGCGTCTGGTTCTCGTAATGGACGAGGACAAGGACGACGCGAAGCTCTCGCTGACGGCGCACAAGGCCGGTCCGGTGACGGCGGCGCAGATCGGGGAGCATGCCTCGGTCCGGGTGGTGAACCCGGATCTCGTGCTCTTCACGCTGCAGGAGGACCTGCCCGAGAACCGTCCTCTCGCCTTCGACCTGTGGGTGAATCGCGGGCGCGGCTTCGTCATGGCGGAGCACCATGCGCCTCCCGAGGAGACCGAAACCAAGCGTGACTTTCCGGTCGGTACGATCCGGATCGACGCGGTTTACAACCCCGTGACCCGCGCGAATTTCAACGTCCGGGAAACCCGCGTCGGCCAGCGCACGGACTTCGACAGGCTCGAGGTGGACGTCGAAACGAACGGAGCCCTGAATCCGGCGGAAGCGGTTTCGCAGGCGGCGGAGATCGTCCGGCTGCACCTGTCTTATTTCAGTCAGATGGGGACCGTGCCCACCCTGCCGGAGGCGCTCGAGCCGATCGAGGAGAAGAGCGCGCGGGAGCCTGTCGATTCGGGGCTTGTCGAGTTGCTCGAACGCTCGCTCGAGGAGTTCAGCGAGGTCTCGGCCCGCTCAAGGAATACGCTCGAGAAGCAGAACATCACGACGCTGGGCGATGTCGTCACGAGGTCGCGCGACGAGATCCTGGGGCTGGATAATTTCGGCGAGAAGTCTCTCGAGGAGCTCGCGGAGGTCCTCGGCGCGCACGGACTCCGGTTCGGCATGTCGTTCCTGCGGGATGAAGACGGGAACCTCTACCTGAAGGACGATCTGGCGGGAAACGGAGCTCGGGGCGACGATGAGGCATAG
- the rpsK gene encoding 30S ribosomal protein S11 — translation MVKRVRKKKRQVDAEGVAHIKATFNNTIITITTLTGDTVAWASAGKAGFKGSKKSTPFAATIAAETVGREAAGMGMRRVHVEVQGPGSGRESAIQALQAAGLAIRSIKDVTPIPHNGCRPPKKRRV, via the coding sequence ATGGTAAAGCGGGTAAGAAAGAAGAAGCGCCAGGTCGATGCCGAGGGCGTCGCCCACATCAAGGCGACCTTCAACAATACGATCATCACGATCACGACTCTGACCGGGGACACCGTCGCCTGGGCAAGCGCCGGAAAGGCGGGGTTCAAGGGCTCGAAGAAGTCCACGCCCTTCGCCGCCACCATCGCGGCCGAGACGGTGGGACGAGAGGCCGCCGGCATGGGGATGCGGCGAGTCCACGTGGAAGTGCAGGGTCCCGGGTCGGGGCGTGAGTCGGCGATTCAAGCGCTGCAGGCGGCCGGTCTCGCGATCCGTTCGATCAAGGACGTGACGCCGATTCCGCACAACGGTTGCCGTCCGCCGAAGAAGCGGAGGGTCTAG